The following is a genomic window from Flavobacterium crassostreae.
GTTTGTAGTGATCTATTTCTTTATGATTAGACCACAACAAAAAAGAGCCAAACAAGAAAAAGAATTTGAAAGCGCTTTGAAAGTGGGAGACAAAATTATCACAAAAAGTGGTCTTCATGGCAAAATTGCAGAGCTTGCAGATACTAGTGTGGTTATAGAAACCATGGCTGGAAAATTAAAAATGGAACGTTCGGCAATTTCTATGGAAATGAGCGCAAGTTTAGCAAAAAAATAACAGCAAACTTCCTTTTTTAGGAGTACCCATAAAAAAGTCCCAAATCTGAAATCAAATCAGATTGGGACTTTTTTTATAATCAAGAAATAGGGTTATTTCTTTTTATTTTTTTTGTTTTTCTTGTTCTTTTTGGCTTTAGCATTTACTTTCTTAGCTTTGCTTTTGGCTTTTGCTTTCGCTTTTTTCGCTTTATCTTTTTTTGCCTTTTTTGCTTTTTTAGCTTTCGCTTTTGCTTTTTGTTTTGCCTTTTCTTTTGCGTCTGCTTTTTTTGCTTTGGCTTTTTTCTTGTCTTTTTCTTTCATTTTTAATTTGTTTTTTTGCTTGTTTTTTTCTTTTTTAATAGTTGTTTCTCTCTCTGGAGTTTCAATTTCTGTAACTGCTTCTAAAGCAGGGCTTTCTATTTTTATTTCCGTAACTACTTCTGGTGTAGGCTCCGTAATTTCTGGTTTTGGTTGTGTTGGTCTGCTGGCTCTTGGCTTAGGAGTTTCAGCTGGCTTGATTTGCTCTGTTTTTTCAGAGGGATCTATAGCCTCTTCTTTTTTATCTATCATTGCAGTTGCTTTGTGTGTTAATTTAAGGTTAAATAAAAGTTAAGCAAAGATAACTAATAAGTACATACGCCAATGTTAAGCTTTTTAGTGTTTTATTTTGGGCTTGATTTACAAACGGTACTCTATTCCAAAAAAAAACCAAAGCTATTTAGCTTTGGTTTTTTGTAAATACAATAATTATTTTTGTTCTTTTGGATTCTAACAAAGTGTTTGCTATGGTGTGTTTTGCTTTAGTAAATTGCAATAAAGCAGACGCCAAAATCCGTGCGGTCTATTTTTTCTTTTTAGACTTGGGCGCGTCTAGGCCAAAATTAGGCAAGGCGGTTAGTTCGGCAATTTTTGCAATTACCTCAACGGCTCTTTGCATGCTTTCTACCGGAACATATTCGTACTTACCATGAAAATTATGACCACCTGCAAAAATATTAGGACATGGCAACCCCATATAAGATAGTTGGGATCCATCAGTACCTCCACGAATAGGCTTAATGATGGGTTTGATGTTTAGTGCTATCATTGCTTTTTCGGCAATATCCACAATGTGTTTTACAGGAACCACTTTTTCTTTCATATTGAAATACTGGTCTTTGATTTGGGTGATTACAATATCTTCACCAAATTGTTTTGCAAACTTTTTGTTGATTTTGTGGGTTATTTTTTGAACTTTTTCTTTTCTCTTTTCAAACTTTTTCTTGTTGTGATCTCTAATGATTAGCTCTACAACTGTTTCTTCAATAGTACCTGTTATATGGTGTACATGAAAAAAACCTTCGTATCCCTTAGTTTCTTCTGGAGTTTCTCCTTTAGGTAAAGCATTTATAAAATCAGTAGCCAACAACATAGAGTTGATCAATTTGCCTTTGGCGTATCCTGGATGTACACTTTTTCCTTTGAAAGTAATTTTAGCTCCAGCGGCATTAAAATTTTCAAACTCTAATTCCCCAATTTGGCTTCCGTCCATGGTGTAGGCCCATTCTGCACCAAATTTAGCTACATCAAAATGATGCGCACCACGGCCTATTTCTTCATCAGGTGTAAAACAAATACGTATTTTGCCGTGTTTGATATCCGGGTTGTTGATTAAGTATTCCATGGCGGTAACAATTTCAGTAACTCCTGCTTTGTCATCGGCACCTAATAAGGTCGTTCCGTCTGTGGTAATTAGTGTTTGTCCTTTGTATTGTAGTAGATCCTTAAAATAACTAGGAGATAAAACGATGTTTTGATCGGCATTTAAGACAATATCTTTACCGTCATAATTGGAAATAATTTGCGGTTTTACGTTTGCGCCTGTAAAATCTGGAGTGGTATCAAAGTGGGCAACAAAACCTATCGTGGGCACTTCGTGAGATACATTGCTAGGTAGGGTTGCCATGATGTATGATTTTTCGTCAATGGTCACCTCTTCTAGTCCAATGGTTTTAAGTTCTTCAAAAAGTTGGTTTGCCAAATCCCATTGTTTTGCTGTACTAGGAGTGGTTGTTGAGTTTGGGTCTGATTCTGTGTCAACAGTTACATAACTGATGAAACGATCGATGATATGTTGCATAAATAATGTTTTTTATATATACCC
Proteins encoded in this region:
- the yajC gene encoding preprotein translocase subunit YajC, with amino-acid sequence MEQLSQFAPFLLMFVVIYFFMIRPQQKRAKQEKEFESALKVGDKIITKSGLHGKIAELADTSVVIETMAGKLKMERSAISMEMSASLAKK
- the pepT gene encoding peptidase T, which translates into the protein MQHIIDRFISYVTVDTESDPNSTTTPSTAKQWDLANQLFEELKTIGLEEVTIDEKSYIMATLPSNVSHEVPTIGFVAHFDTTPDFTGANVKPQIISNYDGKDIVLNADQNIVLSPSYFKDLLQYKGQTLITTDGTTLLGADDKAGVTEIVTAMEYLINNPDIKHGKIRICFTPDEEIGRGAHHFDVAKFGAEWAYTMDGSQIGELEFENFNAAGAKITFKGKSVHPGYAKGKLINSMLLATDFINALPKGETPEETKGYEGFFHVHHITGTIEETVVELIIRDHNKKKFEKRKEKVQKITHKINKKFAKQFGEDIVITQIKDQYFNMKEKVVPVKHIVDIAEKAMIALNIKPIIKPIRGGTDGSQLSYMGLPCPNIFAGGHNFHGKYEYVPVESMQRAVEVIAKIAELTALPNFGLDAPKSKKKK